From Serratia fonticola:
TGATGGAGCCTAATGTCTGGCTGATTTTGTCCCCCAACTGCTGGCGCGAAAGATCATGCTTTTCACAAAGCGTATCGATCATCTGGCGAGCATCGGCATCTCTGCAGGTGCGTAGCACGCAGTGCTGCCGATCTCGCAGTACGCTGACAGCCTGACGAATAATTTCATCTACCGCAGACTGGCTGTGCAGTTGCAACAAGGCTTCAACATCAATGTCCAGTATGCCGAGCGATTTTTCTTCTGCGGCAAACACAATCTGCTGTCGGGTGGCTTCACTCATCGATCCGGCAACCACCAGCACGGGCAGACGCTGGCGAGCAGCCAGATAGCTGCTGGCTGGCAATGCATTTGCCAGCCCGGCAGCGCCCACCAGCAGATAACGGCTGCCGAGTTGCTGGATTGCCTGTGCCAACTGCGCCAGATCGCCATCCGTTTCGGCATCAACTACCACAATCGCTGGCCCGTTGTGGCTCAGGAGCGGTAACTCGCGGCCTAGCTCGCCACTACGTACTACCTGTAAATCCAACTCGTGGATCGGATAGGCAGTCTGCAAACCAATCAAGGTCTTGATATGAGAAGAAACGATCGGCGTTTTCGGATCGCTGGCGAACTCGGTTTCCACCAACGGTACGCCGTGAACCCGGCATTCACCATTGAGCGTTACCCGTCCCGCAGCGGGGATGGCTGCGGCCACGATAGCCAACTGCGCACCGCTGGCGACCATCGCCGCTTCGATCTCGGCCCCTACGTTACCGCGAAAGGTCGAGTCGATTTTTTTATACACCAGGGGCGGCGTATCGCTCTGGCAATAAGCTCGCAAGGCTTCGCTCACCTTGGCGCTCGCCATTGCAGGAGATAACGCCCGGCTTTCGGTATTGATCACCAGCACATCCGTGCGCCGGGTAGACTGTGGTAGCTCGTTGAGCACTACATCGGTACGCGCGCCCTTTTTTGCCAATTGCACACCGGTATCGTTGGCTCCGGTAAAATCATCGGCAATCACGATCATCTTCATGCTGTCTCCTTCAGCGCTGCGCCCTTCGCGGCATTACGCTTCGCCACCCAAGAGCTGAGAATCGGGGTCAGTATAGCGGTGGTGATCACCGAAGCGGCAATCAATGGGGCCGCAGCAGCCGCGACGCTAGCCAACGAAGGATCCGCCTGGGCAATCGCCAATGGCGTCGCCACCGCATTACCGGCAGTGCTCGATGCTGCCGCACCGGCAATACCTGAGCCACCCACCAGCCGATCGGCGCGAATATTAAAGAAACCGCCGACAAAAGTGGTCAACACGCCAAGCAGAACCCCGGCCATACCGCCTTGCAGTAATATTTCCAGATTGATGCCAGCACCGAGCGCGAAGGCAAAGAATGGGATCAGGATTGGGCCCCCCTTGGTGAGGAAGTCGCGCATCTGATGATCCAGATTACCCAACATCATCCCTACCAGCAGGGGAACCAACACCGCCACCAGCGCCATCAGTGGGATATTCGCCATACCTGCCGCACCCAACGCGATCATGGTGAAGAACGGCCCGTCATTCAGGGATAGGATCGAAATCGCCCCTACGTCCCGCTCATTACCAAACTCGCCTACCAACGCCGCATACAGGCCACCGTTGGAGTTGCTCATTGCGGCAATGATCGCCACACCGGTCAGGCCGAAAATACCTTCCGCACCAAACAGATGTTCAACGCCTAACCCCAAGGCCATGGCAACCAGCAGCTTGGTCAAGGTAATAGTGCCGCCTTGCAACAGTGCCTGCGGAGCCGCCTTGAAGCTGATGCCAGCCCCCATGCACAGCAGGAAAGCACCAATCAGTGGAGCCGCACCGTTTTTAAACAGTGCCGTGGTGAAGCCGCCGATATCCAGCGCCTGTGGAGCAAAGGTGTTGATCATTGCGCCAAGCACCAGTGGGACGACCATCATCCCCCCAGGGATTTTCTCTATTGTCGCCTTAATTTTCATCCTACCCTCGTCATTATGATTTATTTTAATCAAAATGATTATATTGAATCAAAAAATAAAAAATCGGCGCTGTGTCGCAGATTAAAAAATCAGTAACATGATTATTTGATTTTATTTAATCACTACAAAAGGGAGGAAAGGCGGCCGAGATTCGGCCACCTGGGACTCATAAGGGGCGCAGTATCCTGCGTCCGTCTGGATAATCAGTAGTTGAGCATAAACGAGCGGTAGGCTTTCAGCACCGTCAGGAAGTCTTCGATGCCGCAGAAAGAGAGGCTCTCTTCGTCGTAGTAGTTCATCCCCTCTTCCATTTCGTCACCTTCGAACTCCAACTGGTTGGCGCGGATCATCACCTCTTCACCGTCCATCAGCAACGTGTATTCGTGACCTTCCAACTGCCACTGACGCTCACTGCCCTTGACCCCTGCCGCACCGGCTTCAATACGGTCCAGCAGGTTAAAATCACCGTTGAGCTCTTCGTTAATCCAATGGCCGATGGCCTCATGCCCCATCGAAAATCTGACCACCACCTGACCGGTTACGTCACGCAGAAATTCGTAATCCATAGCATGCCCTCCTGAGCCGTGTATAAGACTGAGTTTAACCCTAAATTCGCGGCTAACTCAGTGAGCGCTCGCAAAGTTGTTCAATAATTCGTGGCGCAATATAACGGCCTGCCCTCCACTTGGGAAGCGGGAAGGCTCTCGGTGCCTGCTATGGACGGGCAATTGTTGTTATCATGACACTTCTTAGCCCTTACCCAAGCCTGAGCCGATGATCGACAGCGAAATCACCCTGAAAAAATTGGAAATCTTTCTGGCGTTTATGGAGAAGGAGAACATCGGCCGAGCCGCCGAACAGCTTGGCTTGAGCAGCGTTAGCGTGCATCGTGCGTTACATACCCTGGAAGAGGGCTTTCGCTGCCCGCTGTTTATTCATAAAGGACGCAACCTGCTGCCCCTGCCCGCAGCACTTACGCTGGCAGAATACGCACGCGATATCGTGGATCTCACCTACAAAGGCATCGAAGAAACTCGGTTGAAGGCGGGGTTTGGCCAGCAACGCATGCGTATCGGCACGCTCTACTCACTGACGCTGGAAACTATTCCACGGTTGATCATGGGGCTGAAGGTACGCCGCCCGGCCATGGAGATCAGCCTGACGATGGGATCGAATGAGGATCTGCTGGCCCAGTTGGAGAACCAATTGCTGGACGCCATCCTGATTTCGGTTTCGGACAGTCAAATCGATCCGCTACGCTTTGAGATCCTGCCGCTGTTTGAAGATGATATCTATCTTGCCGCACCGGCAGCCTCGGCGCTAAACAGCGATGGCACGGCAGACCTGCAAGACTTTCGCAGCCAGAAGTTTGTCTCCCTGACCGAAGGCTTCGCCACCTACCACGGCTTTAGCGAAGCGTTTCAGATTGCCGGTTTTGAACCGGAAATCGTCACCCGGGTGAATGATATTTTCTCAATGCTCAGCCTGGTGCAGGCCGGGGTGGGCTACACGCTGGTGCCTGGGCGGATGAAGAAGATGTATGAACACACCTTGAAATTACTGCCGCTGTGCGAACAGTACCAGATGCGCCAAACCATCGCGCTGGTGTTCAACCGTAACCAGCAGCAGGATCCGAACCTGCTGGCGTTAACGGCGGAAGGCCGCATGTACGCACGCGGTGAAGGGCCGGTTTAATCTCGCCGATATTTAGCCACAATGCCGCAGACTGCGTTCAGCCCCAGTTGGCAGCGGGACAGCGCTTCCCCCTGCTCCATCACTTTTTTGGTCAAGCCGGTTAATACCGCGCCCGGCGGCATTTCGATCGCCAGACGGACTTCCCGTTCGTAGGCCGCCACCATTGCCTCATGCCAGCGCACGGTGCGGGCCATATTGAAGGCCAGATCGTCAGCAATTCGCTCCGGTTGCCATAACACGCGCCCGGTACTGCCACTGAGATACGCAATCTGCGGCCGGTTGATATTTACCTGCTTCATGGCCTGCGCCAGCTTTTCCGCCGGTTGTGCCAACAGGGCACAGTGGGAAGGAACGCTCACTGCCAAACGCTGGGTTTTAGCTGCACCTGCGGTTTTTGCCAGTGCCATGACCTGCGCCATCGCTGCTTCGCTACCCGCAATGACCAATTGGTCTTCGGCATTGATATTGGCCAAATAGACCGGTAGCTCAGCGCTGTTGACCTCTGCTATCAGCCTTTCCACCTGGCGTAACGGCAAGCCTATAATCGCCACCAGGCCATATCCCGCCGGATACGCCTCCTCCATTAGCTGGCCACGCAACGCCACCAACCGGACGGCATCGGGAAATGCCAAGGCCCCAGCAATCACCGCGGCCGGAAAAGCGCCGATGGATAGCCCACTGACAAAATCAGCCTCGATCCCGTTCTGCTGTAATTCCCGCGCGTAGGCCACACCGGCTATCAGCAGGCACAGCTGCACCGCCCGGGTTTTCTGTAAGGCTTCGGCACTGTCCAACGTCAGTACGTCCTGGTCAAGAACAGCGCAGGCCTCGCTTAACAACTGTCGGGTAGTTTCATTGGCCGGCAGTTGGTGCAGCATTTGAGGCACCTGCGGTCCCTGGCCGGGAAAGGTAAATAAAATCTTCATCAGATCTCCTGAGAGCTGGCCCATGGATCGGTCGTCAACAACGGCCCCTCAGCGGTTTTCAGCATCGCTCGTCCATCCCGCAGCCATTCGCTTAGGGCAAAGCCGCCGAGCGGTGTTTCTATTTGGGCATCGGCGCGGCAAGGCAGCGCCTGTAACCACTGTGCCAGCCGCTGCAACTCCTCGGGGCTGGCAGGCTGCGGGCAGCGAACCAACAGATCCAGATCGCTGTCGGCATGCATCACCGGGATTTCGGTCGCCAGCGCATAACCACAGCTGCCGGTCACGCCCCAGCCCCACGGCCAAGGCCGCTGAGCCAGCATTATGAGCGCCTGCACCGGAGGCTGGGAAACAAAGCTCGAGTGCAGCAACGCCAACGGCTCACTCACCAAAAACTCCGGCGTCACTATGCGCCGGATAGCCTCTGCACTAACCCAGGCTGCGGCGCGCTGGCTGCGTTTCATACCCCGGATCCCCACCGGGATCCGCCCGTTGCTCTGAACATCGCGCCGCACCACCAACGGTAATGAGGTGCGCCACTGCTGGCTAACCCACTCCGGCAACGCCTGGTCGGCGCTGAGGGCAGAACGGTCACTAATCCAAATCAGGTCATGCGGGCGAATCATCGGCTTCTCCAGTTACATCCCTGAGGTCAGGGTGATAAACAGCGGTAAGGTAATGATACACAACACGGAACTGATCAGTAACGTGGCTTCGGCATCCGGCGACTGCACGCCAAAACGGTTACCAAAGACGATACCGAAGAAGCCGGCGGAAAGGGCAATCATCAAAATAGCGGTGATGGCCACGCTACCGTGCAGGCCCAATGCCAGCACCAGCCCCCAGGCAATAAACGGTTGGATCAGCAGTTTGGTTACGCTCGAAAGCAGCACCGGGCCGTTGATCTGCAACTTACGGGCAGACAGGATCACGCCGGTCAGGAACAGCGCTGTCGCCGTAGCCGATAGGCCAAGCGGTTTGATCGCGGCCAGCACCATTTCAGGCATATGCACGCCTACCGCCGACAGCACCACCCCAAGCAGCGGCCCCCAGACGATCGGTTTTTTCACCGAGCGCCACATCAGCACCGGCAACATGCCCAGGCTGGAACCTTGAACCGCACCGGCTGCGCGGGCTTTTTCACGCTCGAGGATCAGCAGGCAGAACGGCGTCATCAGTACCGAACCACAGGCGATTGCCACCGCCACGGACAGCGAGGTTCCCGGCGTTTCCCCCAGTACGCTACCGAGGATCGGCAGGCCAAGCGCGGCATAGTTGGGCAACGCCACGGTGAGCGTCAGCACCGCGGCATCCTGCGGAGACTTATGGAAGATCCCGGTGCAGGTAAAATAGATCGCCGCATAGGTGATCCACATCGCCAGCACCAACACCACGATCAGCGGCGACTGCTCAACGATCCCCGCCCAAGGCGTTTGTACGGTGGCACCGAACAGGGCCGCCGGTAGTGCAAAATCCATCACGAAGATGTTGAGTAATGAAACGTTCTGGTTATCGACCATTTTTGCCTTACCGGCAAAAAAGCCCAGCAGCATAATGACAAAAATCGGTGCCAAGGCATGAATAATTACGTATGTCATAAATCACCTGTTAAAAAGAAAAAATCAGTCAGATCAGGTGCGATGGTATTAGTTATGTTGTTATATGCAGGTGAAGCTATATGCCGGGATGGAACGCATCAAAGGCGCTCTCCCGGCGGTCGTATTAGATTCCTGAACTCTGACGTAAAAATGGCTAACGTGGCATTACCACTCTGCGCGCATACGTTCACGCACCAGCGAAGAACTATGGCGGTTGTCTGCCCCCAGGCGGTTAGTTAATCCAACCCCTTCACTGCGAGTTTTAGCAATCGCCTGGACCACCGAGTGGCGCACCAGATTAAGCTCCTGCTCACTGGCCTGCAGCGGGTCACGGATATCCAGTAACTGTTCCAGCAGGCCGAGCGAGCTGTAATGCTCGATGTCATAGGCCATCGGTGGAATGGTTGCTGCCAGCTTCTCCAGTGCCTCTACGGAACGTAACGTGATGCGCGCTGCAGACTCTTTGCCCATCGCATGGATCATCACGCCTGCATCGTTGAAGGCGATCAAGCGGTTGGCCTGATAGCCGTGCGCCAGAAACGCGCCGGACATGGCTTTCCCGACGATCAAACCAATCACCGGATGGCCTGCCAGCCGAGCCTTGGCATAAGCCCCGGCCGCACCGGCCAACGCCTGATGAATACCAAAGGCCTCTTCCCGACGCCCATAGGCCTGGCTCGGCACATCGATCACCGCCACGATGGCTCGCTTTTGTGCTTTATCAACGTCAGCCGCGACCGCTTCACTGACTACCTGGGCTAATGTCCAACCTTCCAGTAAACCCACTTCACCGCGTGCGGCGCGTGGGTAATGGTTATTTGCATCCGGCACCACGGCGATAAAACGCACCGGTTGGCCCTCTAGTTCAGCGTCCGCGACCCGGATCGAGGCGCACTGCCCCTGGCGCTGATCGGCCCCCTCCGTCAGCAAAGAGAACCAATATTCTCCACGGCTTGATGATGACGTACTCATACCCGATCCTCCGCAGCAAACAGTTGAGCAATGACCGCCGAGTCCGCCTGCTGGCGGGTATCGAACTGCGACAGTTTCGGCAAGTAATAGTGATAATTGTCGGAGCGGTGCTGGGCAGGCACGCCGCGTTGCAGACAACCTGTCATCGCCGCCTTGACCGCATGCAGCGCATCCGGGACTTCTTCATCGACAAAGCCGCTGCGATAGCGCACATCGCCACCGGTCATGCTCCAAATGAAAGGCCGATCGCGGGAATCGTATTCTTCGATACCGGCTTCCTGTTCAATTACCTGTGGGCCGTTTAAGCCCAGGCGTGCTTCACGGGTGACGATCAGGTAGCTGCATAATGCAGCTGCGATCGACATCCCGCCAAAGCAACCCACGGTTCCAGCAATAATACCCACCACCGGGGTGTAACGGCGCAGATCGACAATCGCCGCATGAATATCCGCGATCGCTGCCAGCCCCAGGTTGGCTTCCTGCAAACGCACGCCACCGGTTTCCAGCAGCAAGACTGCCTGAGTCGCAATGCCGTTGCGGTTATCTTCTGCTGCCAGCTCCAGGGCCGCGGCCATCTTGGCACCGGAAACCTCCCCCATGCTACCGCCCTGAAATGCCCCTTCTACCGCCACCACCACCGCCGGTTTACCGTCAATGGTGCCTTTGGCGACCACCATACCGTCATCGGCCTGGGTGACGATGCCCTGCGGCTCCAGCCAGGGTGAAGTAATACGCTCAAATGGCCCCAATAGTTCACGAAAACTGCCGCTGTCCAGCAGATTACGAGCGCGCTCCCGGGCGCTGAGTTCAATGAAGCTGAGATCATCACGCATGGGCGGCCTCCTCAAATACCTGTTCGATACGCAACCGAGCCACCCCCGGCGTAGCGCCGAAGTCGTTAATCTCTAACCGTCCGGCAGGTAAATCACGCAAAGAAGCCAGGCGTTCAAACAGGTGCTGCCAACGCTGACGACTACCGTCTACGGAGGTTTTGATCGCCACCGTCAGTGTGCCGTCAGCCGCAGGCTCAAACAGAGCCTCCATGTCACCGGATCCTACGACGCCGGTGAGTGCCTTACCCGGCAGCGTAATGCTGGCCGGATAACTCAAATCGATATGTTCCATAACTTCCTCTGGATTGATTATTCAGCGGGCCGTAGCCCGATCGAGGAACAGAGCCGCAGCCAGTAAATCGGCCGCGCCGCCGGGTGAAGCGTTGCTCGCCAATAGCCGTTGTTCCAGTTTGGCCAACGCCGCCTGTCCTGCCGGATGTTGATATCCTCCGGCATGCAGTACCTCGGCAGACCCCTGCTGCATTGCATTCAGCGCCGTTAACCCACCACGCGACAGCACGCAGGTATCGCTCAGGGTGGTCATGATGGCCATCAGCGCATCAATCTGCGCGGCTGACTCACTGGCCCCCTGGCTCCTGCTGTGCCACAGCTGCGGCAGCGCCCGTTGCATCACATGCGGAAAACCTTGCTGGGCCTCTTCCCGCGCGCCGGGTACCTGGTAACGTTGAGTGGCTCGCAAGCCTTTGCTGAACACCTTCGGGCTGGCGTGATCCGGCAACTGCGCCAACTGCGCGGCTAATGCGCAACTGCTGGATGGTGTTGCGTTACCCCCCTGCATGGCTACCGCCGTCACCAGCAGGCCCATCGCCCAGATCGCCCCGCGATGTGTATTAACACCGGCAGTGGCTGCCATCATCCGCTGTTCACCTTCCCGGCCAATCCGGCCAACTTCCTGGCGTAATGCACTATCTGCCGGACGCTGCCAACCGGCAATCGCCAGCCGATGGAAGACCGGCGTCAGGCTGTGGGCCGAACGCTCCATCAACGCCAACGTCAGATCCTGATGCGCACCGGAACCCCGGGCATCCACCAGCCCCGGTTTCGGGCTGAGACGCGCCTCATCCACTAGCGCTTGTGTGGCAAACTCCGCCAATCGTGCGGCAACAAGATCCGCATCAGAGGCGATTAAACAGGGGGAAAGTTTCATTACCAGCTCCGGAATTTAGCTGGCGGGTCATACAAGCCGCCGGACCACTCGACCAGATCCGCTACGCTGCCCGCGGCCAGCAAAGAACGCGAAGCATCGGTACGGCGAATATCGAGATCTTCCGGGAACACCACTTTGCCTTCGCGGCGCAACTCGGCCACGCGTTTGGCGTCCACACCCAGCCCGATATCGGTGATACCGGCCACCGCAGCCACCATGGCGCGGCGCTCTTCCAACGAGCGTGCACGATACAGATAAGCAATCCCCTCTTCGGTCAGCACATGAGTCACGTCATCGCCGTAAATCATCACTGGCGCCAACGGCATACCAGACTCTTGCGCCACATCGACGGCATCGAGTTTTTCTACGAAGGTCGGTTTGGCTCCTGCCTGGAAGGTTTCCACCATCTGCACCACCAGCTTGCGGCCACGGGCCAACGGATCCGGCTCTTCGATCATATCCAACCAGGCAGGCGTAGCGTGGCGACGACCGTGTGGGTCGTGCCCCATGTTCGGTGCGCCGCCAAAACCGGAGAGGCGGCCCCGTGTCACGGTAGATGAGTGGGCCATACCGTCGATCTGTAAGGTGGAGCCGATAAACATATCTACAGCGTACTGACCGGCCATCTGGCAAAACGCACGGTTGGAGCGCATGGAACCGTCGCTACCGGTAAAGAAAATATCCGGACGGGCGGCAATATAATTCTCCATCCCCAGCTCACCGCCAAAACAGTGTACGGTCTCCACCCAGCCACTTTCGATCGCCGGGATTAGGGTTGGATGTGGGTTCAGAGTCCAGTGTTTACAGATTTTACCCTTCAGGCCCAGCTGCTCGCCGTAGGTAGGTAACAGCAGTTCAATGGCGGCGGTGTTAAAGCCGATACCGTGGTTCAGCGATTGCACCTGATGTTTGGCGTAGATGCCTTTGATCGCCATCATCCCCATCAACACATGCACCGGTTTGATCAGGCGCGGATCGCGGGTAAACAGCGGTTCAATAAAGAACGGCTTGTCTGCCACCACCACAAAATCGATCCAGGAACCGGGGATATCAACTCTTGGCAAGTCCGTTTCATCATCAACCAGTTCGTTGACCTGAGCGATGACGATGCCGTCTTTAAACGCGGTGGCCTCGACCAGTGCCGGGGTATCTTCGGTACTTGGCCCGGTGTACAGATTGCCATGACGATCGGCCTTGAACCCGGCCACTAGCGCCACGTTCGGCACCAGATCCACATACAGGCGGGAATAGAGTTCGATATAGGTATGGATGGCACCGATTTCGAGCTGCCCATCTTCCAACAGTTGGGAAATGCGCAGGCTCTGGGTACCAGAGAAGGCAAAATCGAGCTTGCGGGCGATGCCCTTTTCAAAAATATCCAGATGCTCGGCGCGGCCAACGCTTGGCATGATCATATGCAGATCGTGGACCTTGGCGGGGTTGACCTCGGCGAGCATACGGGAGAGAAAATCGGCCTGTTTCTGGTTATTACCTTCCAGCACTACCCGATCGCCAGAAACCAGCAGCTTTTCCAACACGCTGGTCAGATCGGCGGTGGGGATCACTTTGCCCTGCGACTGCCCTTGCACACTCGCGATACGGCGTTTTTTTTCCTGCCGCCGGGTATCCCAAACGCGCGTGGGGCTTTGATGAAGCAACATACCTCAACCTCCTGGGTTTACTTGGTTGTGTTCAGTACGGTTAGAGTAAGAGTCTAGGAGAACGCCATCAATCAAGCAGGGGGATGGTTTATTAGCCTGAGAGTAATGATTTCATCAAAACAAGACTAATCAATCAGTTAATATCAATAAAAGTGGGAGACGATCACAAAAAAACGGGGAACCCAAAGGCTCCCCGTGATGATGCTGACTCAGTACCGAATTACACCGCGGTTTGGAAGATCACACCGTCGGCTTTTTCCGTGTACTGGGTCAACTGGTCGAAGTTCAGGTAGCGATAGGTATCCGCCGCCGTCTTGTCGACCTGTGCCATATAGGTCTGATACTCATCAGGCGTTGGCAAACGGCCCAGCAGTGATGCCACTGCTGCCAGCTCTGCGGAAGCCAGATAAACGTTGGCACCGGTACCCAGACGGTTCGGGAAGTTACGGGTCGAGGTGGAAACCACGGTCGCACCGTCCGCTACGCGTGCCTGGTTACCCATACACAGTGAACAGCCAGGGATCTCGATACGCGCCCCGCTCTTGCCAAAGACGCTGTAGTAGCCTTCTTCAGTCAGTTGCGCTGCGTCCATCTTGGTTGGCGGAGCCACCCACAGGCGAGTTGGCAGTTGGCCTTTATGCTGATCCAACAGTTTACCCGCCGCACGGAAGTGGCCGATGTTGGTCATACAGGAACCGATAAACACTTCGTCGATCTTGCTGTTGGCCACGTCGGACAGCAGGCGCGCGTCGTCCGGATCGTTCGGCGCACACAGGATTGGCTGCTTGATATCGGCCAGATCGATTTCGATCACTGCGGCATATTCAGCATCCGCATCGCCTTCCAGCAACTGCGGATCCGTCAGCCATTTTTCCATCCCCTGAATACGACGCTCCAGAGTACGGCGATCGCCATAACCTTCGGAGATCATCCACTTCAGCAGCACGATGTTAGAGCTCAGATATTCGGCAATCGGTGCCTTATCCAGCTTGATGGTACAACCGGCAGCGGAACGTTCTGCCGAGGCATCGGTCAGCTCAAACGCCTGCTCAACCTTCAGTTCCGGCAGACCTTCGATCTCCAGAATGCGGCCAGAGAAGATGTTCTTCTTGCCCTTCTTCTCTACGGTCAACAGGCCCTGCTGGATCGCGTAGTAAGGGATAGCATGCACCAGATCACGCAGGGTGATACCAGGCTGCATTTTGCCTTTGAAGCGCACCAGCACCGACTCAGGCATATCCAGCGGCATCACACCGGTCGCGGCAGCAAAGGCCACCAGACCAGAACCGGCCGGGAAGGAAATGCCGATCGGGAAGCGGGTGTGGGAATCGCCACCGGTACCGACGGTATCCGGCAGTAACATGCGGTTCAGCCAGGAGTGGATCACACCATCACCCGGGCGCAGCGAAACGCCGCCACGGTTCATGATGAAGTCTGGCAGCGTATGGTGAGTCGTGACGTCTACCGGTTTCGGGTACGCGGCAGTGTGACAGAACGACTGCATCACCAGATCG
This genomic window contains:
- the dtnK gene encoding D-threonate kinase produces the protein MKMIVIADDFTGANDTGVQLAKKGARTDVVLNELPQSTRRTDVLVINTESRALSPAMASAKVSEALRAYCQSDTPPLVYKKIDSTFRGNVGAEIEAAMVASGAQLAIVAAAIPAAGRVTLNGECRVHGVPLVETEFASDPKTPIVSSHIKTLIGLQTAYPIHELDLQVVRSGELGRELPLLSHNGPAIVVVDAETDGDLAQLAQAIQQLGSRYLLVGAAGLANALPASSYLAARQRLPVLVVAGSMSEATRQQIVFAAEEKSLGILDIDVEALLQLHSQSAVDEIIRQAVSVLRDRQHCVLRTCRDADARQMIDTLCEKHDLSRQQLGDKISQTLGSITLAIINQAQIGGLFLTGGDIAIAVARALGAEGYRITSEVVPCVPCGTFVNSEIDDLPVITKAGGFGGASTLRDALYFIEEMYSGK
- a CDS encoding 2-keto-3-deoxygluconate permease 1, producing the protein MKIKATIEKIPGGMMVVPLVLGAMINTFAPQALDIGGFTTALFKNGAAPLIGAFLLCMGAGISFKAAPQALLQGGTITLTKLLVAMALGLGVEHLFGAEGIFGLTGVAIIAAMSNSNGGLYAALVGEFGNERDVGAISILSLNDGPFFTMIALGAAGMANIPLMALVAVLVPLLVGMMLGNLDHQMRDFLTKGGPILIPFFAFALGAGINLEILLQGGMAGVLLGVLTTFVGGFFNIRADRLVGGSGIAGAAASSTAGNAVATPLAIAQADPSLASVAAAAAPLIAASVITTAILTPILSSWVAKRNAAKGAALKETA
- the yacL gene encoding protein YacL, with amino-acid sequence MDYEFLRDVTGQVVVRFSMGHEAIGHWINEELNGDFNLLDRIEAGAAGVKGSERQWQLEGHEYTLLMDGEEVMIRANQLEFEGDEMEEGMNYYDEESLSFCGIEDFLTVLKAYRSFMLNY
- a CDS encoding LysR family transcriptional regulator, producing MIDSEITLKKLEIFLAFMEKENIGRAAEQLGLSSVSVHRALHTLEEGFRCPLFIHKGRNLLPLPAALTLAEYARDIVDLTYKGIEETRLKAGFGQQRMRIGTLYSLTLETIPRLIMGLKVRRPAMEISLTMGSNEDLLAQLENQLLDAILISVSDSQIDPLRFEILPLFEDDIYLAAPAASALNSDGTADLQDFRSQKFVSLTEGFATYHGFSEAFQIAGFEPEIVTRVNDIFSMLSLVQAGVGYTLVPGRMKKMYEHTLKLLPLCEQYQMRQTIALVFNRNQQQDPNLLALTAEGRMYARGEGPV
- the mdcH gene encoding malonate decarboxylase subunit epsilon is translated as MKILFTFPGQGPQVPQMLHQLPANETTRQLLSEACAVLDQDVLTLDSAEALQKTRAVQLCLLIAGVAYARELQQNGIEADFVSGLSIGAFPAAVIAGALAFPDAVRLVALRGQLMEEAYPAGYGLVAIIGLPLRQVERLIAEVNSAELPVYLANINAEDQLVIAGSEAAMAQVMALAKTAGAAKTQRLAVSVPSHCALLAQPAEKLAQAMKQVNINRPQIAYLSGSTGRVLWQPERIADDLAFNMARTVRWHEAMVAAYEREVRLAIEMPPGAVLTGLTKKVMEQGEALSRCQLGLNAVCGIVAKYRRD
- a CDS encoding malonate decarboxylase holo-ACP synthase produces the protein MIRPHDLIWISDRSALSADQALPEWVSQQWRTSLPLVVRRDVQSNGRIPVGIRGMKRSQRAAAWVSAEAIRRIVTPEFLVSEPLALLHSSFVSQPPVQALIMLAQRPWPWGWGVTGSCGYALATEIPVMHADSDLDLLVRCPQPASPEELQRLAQWLQALPCRADAQIETPLGGFALSEWLRDGRAMLKTAEGPLLTTDPWASSQEI
- a CDS encoding AEC family transporter gives rise to the protein MTYVIIHALAPIFVIMLLGFFAGKAKMVDNQNVSLLNIFVMDFALPAALFGATVQTPWAGIVEQSPLIVVLVLAMWITYAAIYFTCTGIFHKSPQDAAVLTLTVALPNYAALGLPILGSVLGETPGTSLSVAVAIACGSVLMTPFCLLILEREKARAAGAVQGSSLGMLPVLMWRSVKKPIVWGPLLGVVLSAVGVHMPEMVLAAIKPLGLSATATALFLTGVILSARKLQINGPVLLSSVTKLLIQPFIAWGLVLALGLHGSVAITAILMIALSAGFFGIVFGNRFGVQSPDAEATLLISSVLCIITLPLFITLTSGM
- the mdcE gene encoding biotin-independent malonate decarboxylase subunit gamma; the encoded protein is MSTSSSSRGEYWFSLLTEGADQRQGQCASIRVADAELEGQPVRFIAVVPDANNHYPRAARGEVGLLEGWTLAQVVSEAVAADVDKAQKRAIVAVIDVPSQAYGRREEAFGIHQALAGAAGAYAKARLAGHPVIGLIVGKAMSGAFLAHGYQANRLIAFNDAGVMIHAMGKESAARITLRSVEALEKLAATIPPMAYDIEHYSSLGLLEQLLDIRDPLQASEQELNLVRHSVVQAIAKTRSEGVGLTNRLGADNRHSSSLVRERMRAEW
- a CDS encoding biotin-independent malonate decarboxylase subunit beta, translating into MRDDLSFIELSARERARNLLDSGSFRELLGPFERITSPWLEPQGIVTQADDGMVVAKGTIDGKPAVVVAVEGAFQGGSMGEVSGAKMAAALELAAEDNRNGIATQAVLLLETGGVRLQEANLGLAAIADIHAAIVDLRRYTPVVGIIAGTVGCFGGMSIAAALCSYLIVTREARLGLNGPQVIEQEAGIEEYDSRDRPFIWSMTGGDVRYRSGFVDEEVPDALHAVKAAMTGCLQRGVPAQHRSDNYHYYLPKLSQFDTRQQADSAVIAQLFAAEDRV
- a CDS encoding malonate decarboxylase subunit delta, whose translation is MEHIDLSYPASITLPGKALTGVVGSGDMEALFEPAADGTLTVAIKTSVDGSRQRWQHLFERLASLRDLPAGRLEINDFGATPGVARLRIEQVFEEAAHA
- a CDS encoding triphosphoribosyl-dephospho-CoA synthase, producing MKLSPCLIASDADLVAARLAEFATQALVDEARLSPKPGLVDARGSGAHQDLTLALMERSAHSLTPVFHRLAIAGWQRPADSALRQEVGRIGREGEQRMMAATAGVNTHRGAIWAMGLLVTAVAMQGGNATPSSSCALAAQLAQLPDHASPKVFSKGLRATQRYQVPGAREEAQQGFPHVMQRALPQLWHSRSQGASESAAQIDALMAIMTTLSDTCVLSRGGLTALNAMQQGSAEVLHAGGYQHPAGQAALAKLEQRLLASNASPGGAADLLAAALFLDRATAR